The following proteins are co-located in the Myroides profundi genome:
- a CDS encoding aldo/keto reductase, with translation MNKIKLNDGNLIPSIGFGTYKATKAEGILAVKNALSKGYRLLDTAAIYQNEEEVGQGIKESGVPREDIFVTTKVWRENMGYEETKKALDISLEKLGLDYIDLYLIHWPANYKNFGDNWKKVNADTWRAMEELQAAGKIKSIGVSNFWEEHLEALLETAKVIPAINQLEFHPGYWQPELKAYCEKKNIVIEAWSPLARGKVFDNEVLISIAKKHNKSISQVCLRWCLQHNTIAIPKSNTLERIIDNMNIFDFELSDQDMDQINNLPKMGFSGEVPNEWPDYVV, from the coding sequence ATGAATAAAATAAAACTTAATGATGGAAATCTAATTCCGTCAATCGGATTTGGAACTTACAAAGCAACTAAAGCAGAAGGGATTTTAGCAGTAAAAAATGCTTTAAGTAAAGGGTATCGCTTACTAGATACAGCTGCTATATATCAGAATGAAGAAGAAGTAGGGCAAGGTATAAAAGAGAGTGGTGTTCCTAGAGAAGATATCTTTGTGACTACAAAAGTATGGAGAGAAAATATGGGATATGAAGAGACTAAAAAGGCACTCGATATTTCGTTAGAGAAACTAGGTCTTGATTATATCGATCTTTATTTAATTCACTGGCCAGCTAATTATAAAAACTTCGGTGATAATTGGAAAAAAGTGAATGCAGATACTTGGCGTGCTATGGAAGAATTACAAGCTGCAGGTAAAATAAAATCAATAGGAGTAAGTAACTTTTGGGAAGAGCACTTAGAGGCTTTATTAGAAACGGCTAAAGTTATCCCTGCTATTAATCAGTTAGAATTTCATCCAGGGTATTGGCAGCCAGAATTAAAAGCATATTGTGAAAAGAAAAATATTGTCATAGAAGCCTGGTCACCATTAGCTAGAGGTAAAGTGTTTGACAATGAGGTGTTAATCAGTATTGCAAAGAAACATAATAAGTCAATCTCTCAGGTATGTTTAAGATGGTGTTTACAACATAATACAATAGCAATACCGAAGTCTAACACTCTAGAAAGAATTATTGATAATATGAACATTTTTGATTTTGAACTAAGTGATCAAGATATGGATCAAATCAATAATTTACCTAAAATGGGATTCAGTGGTGAAGTGCCTAATGAATGGCCTGACTATGTAGTTTAA
- a CDS encoding helix-turn-helix domain-containing protein — protein MHYREILPILPLRDYVRYFWVLENSNDKAEKQTFKILPDGIPTLIYQDRPNLFLDQYHRVAPQLYVYGQFSQFTDQSVEGSFRIIGAYLEPTALKALFKYDAIEFSNKNIALEDIVPNTLLEQLVHADTIEEKIGLLSSFLLEQIQFNRFENKKVDYISLLLQKGRSLKEIQDEINTSERTLERLVKQHIGMSPKLFSRIMRFQSSLDLLRESRFKNLTTLSYQSDYYDQSHYIREFKEFTGVSPKEFIKSSDEQLINFPLFKSEE, from the coding sequence ATGCACTATCGAGAGATCCTGCCAATATTGCCCTTACGAGATTATGTCCGTTATTTTTGGGTATTAGAGAACTCAAATGATAAGGCAGAAAAACAAACTTTTAAGATACTTCCTGATGGTATACCTACCTTAATCTATCAAGATAGGCCTAACTTATTTTTAGATCAATATCATCGAGTAGCTCCACAACTCTATGTCTATGGACAGTTTAGTCAGTTTACAGATCAGAGTGTAGAGGGGAGTTTCAGGATAATCGGAGCATATCTAGAACCTACAGCTTTAAAGGCGTTATTTAAATATGATGCTATTGAGTTTAGTAATAAGAATATAGCCTTAGAAGACATTGTCCCTAATACGCTTTTAGAACAACTAGTACACGCGGATACTATTGAGGAGAAGATAGGTTTATTATCTTCTTTTCTATTGGAGCAGATTCAGTTTAATAGGTTTGAGAATAAAAAGGTAGATTATATCTCTCTATTATTACAAAAGGGGAGATCATTAAAAGAAATACAAGATGAAATAAATACTTCTGAGAGAACATTAGAACGACTTGTAAAACAACATATAGGGATGTCTCCTAAGTTGTTTTCAAGAATTATGCGATTTCAGTCTAGCCTTGATTTGTTAAGAGAGAGTAGGTTTAAGAACTTAACGACACTTTCTTATCAGAGTGATTATTATGATCAATCTCATTATATAAGGGAGTTTAAAGAGTTTACAGGGGTTAGCCCAAAGGAATTTATAAAATCCTCTGATGAACAGTTGATTAACTTCCCTCTATTTAAATCAGAAGAATAA
- a CDS encoding GNAT family N-acetyltransferase has translation MITIQPYDPKYFDELTSYELDEQQATFALVPKNMLTNPEIMENTMRTQYCILSHDTPVGLFSLDLSDDRLIYTENKDSILLRALSIMPNQQGKGIAKATMLLLPDLVREYYPTVNKIVFGVSYENTLAYNLYLKTGYDDSGRTYQGIKGPQHCMTKSL, from the coding sequence ATGATAACGATACAACCTTATGACCCTAAATACTTTGATGAACTAACTTCTTATGAATTAGATGAACAACAAGCTACGTTTGCTCTTGTACCAAAGAATATGCTAACTAATCCTGAAATTATGGAGAATACAATGCGTACCCAATATTGTATCTTATCTCATGACACCCCAGTAGGCCTATTCTCATTAGATCTTTCTGATGATCGTTTGATATATACAGAGAATAAAGATTCTATACTACTCCGTGCGTTATCTATCATGCCTAATCAACAAGGCAAAGGAATAGCTAAAGCGACTATGCTTCTATTACCTGACTTGGTAAGAGAATATTACCCTACTGTAAATAAAATAGTCTTTGGGGTTAGCTATGAGAATACACTCGCTTATAATCTATACTTAAAAACGGGTTATGATGATTCTGGAAGAACATATCAAGGCATTAAAGGCCCACAGCACTGTATGACTAAAAGTTTATAG
- a CDS encoding DUF4929 family protein — protein MKNNFFKKMIVSASVLLASMSIISCSSDDNSKSQFTGENKIVLMPVSTLSLQDNSTDKIDVNVLLVSSMKEKVELEFKLTSNVVNGQVIAEIDNPKIVLEPGQKKAVLTISSKTRRALKNNAYIQLEIAKNDSQIKLEKSLEIVITPIAGLLDLTPAQKELIEGYKKHGLDLYTMIGELEVTGLIDFKGNEYLTPINSPAKIPVNGKTFITLSEKATADRPILKMVSNAMGIESYCYYLFRELTVNDKEFWTQQPAPMAIMELINLSSSSDESFSMSLDDIEIDLKTKEVKVIGKGKDTYDNPITIIPFQYEYTAWDRLQKLLKEANPIAIENFEQGGSVNPVQYINSGSILEKDDMYQNNTWYKTETKLTDDKLAFQFIIDHYQASGFIKVNVEYKLIK, from the coding sequence ATGAAAAATAACTTTTTTAAAAAAATGATTGTAAGTGCAAGTGTACTTCTTGCCTCAATGTCTATTATATCTTGTTCTAGTGACGACAATTCTAAAAGTCAATTTACAGGAGAGAATAAGATCGTTTTAATGCCTGTGAGTACTTTGAGTTTACAAGATAATTCTACGGATAAGATTGATGTAAATGTACTATTAGTTAGTTCTATGAAAGAGAAGGTAGAACTAGAATTCAAGTTAACTAGTAATGTCGTGAATGGGCAGGTAATTGCCGAAATAGACAATCCTAAAATAGTACTAGAGCCTGGACAAAAAAAGGCTGTACTGACCATTAGTAGTAAAACGAGAAGAGCACTTAAAAACAATGCTTATATACAACTGGAAATAGCTAAAAACGATAGCCAGATCAAGCTAGAGAAATCACTTGAAATAGTAATAACACCGATAGCAGGGCTTCTTGATTTAACACCAGCACAGAAAGAATTAATAGAAGGATATAAGAAGCACGGCCTTGATCTATATACTATGATAGGAGAGCTAGAGGTGACAGGGTTAATTGATTTTAAAGGAAATGAGTATTTGACTCCTATCAATTCTCCTGCAAAAATACCTGTAAACGGTAAGACTTTTATTACTTTAAGTGAGAAGGCTACTGCTGACAGACCTATTCTTAAAATGGTAAGTAATGCTATGGGAATAGAGTCATACTGTTACTACCTATTTAGAGAGCTTACTGTTAACGATAAAGAATTCTGGACACAACAGCCAGCTCCTATGGCTATCATGGAACTAATCAATTTGAGTTCTTCTTCTGATGAGAGTTTTTCGATGTCTTTAGATGATATCGAGATAGACTTAAAAACTAAAGAAGTTAAAGTTATTGGGAAAGGAAAAGATACCTATGATAATCCAATCACTATTATTCCTTTTCAATATGAATATACAGCTTGGGATAGACTTCAAAAACTATTAAAAGAAGCTAATCCTATAGCGATAGAAAACTTTGAACAAGGTGGTTCTGTAAATCCTGTTCAATATATAAACTCAGGATCTATTCTAGAAAAAGACGATATGTATCAAAATAATACTTGGTATAAAACAGAAACTAAATTAACGGATGACAAGTTGGCATTTCAGTTTATCATAGACCATTATCAGGCATCTGGATTTATTAAAGTTAACGTAGAATACAAATTAATTAAATAA